A DNA window from Xyrauchen texanus isolate HMW12.3.18 chromosome 6, RBS_HiC_50CHRs, whole genome shotgun sequence contains the following coding sequences:
- the si:ch211-153l6.6 gene encoding uncharacterized protein si:ch211-153l6.6 isoform X2, whose product MNYSRRVAYWLLALSVQIIQACAFCGRLEMISVWLLFLRLLRATAGVRRSNGCELNEGKSTSVNQQQKEQEYHSEAVTMETSLLSEMADLTECKMDPGYTEDQKCQFREEEKESFATYFSECLDTTESNPQEDKDGQDSKDAINECESSGESNGSTDSQESIFVKVKEQEDLNPREYFTSELLEDSHMKEQLQEEEEINISNDAKVEEHIEPQVAEQEKSELVQQILELDISEFPTESKDMDKDDLSDCLHVEMAIISSDSDADDQWRSIVSSTVEENADHLCMDAPEDNSEDQAKHEEHTVIESNAEDEDGTLVMNISESDILEQPECPTECELQDIASDSSVHYCNKIPEDEDEEEIVQSSKHNLQRLSCSTSELNKKVPQDFCVVQDIKSENVSTEHLDFSVTRKQWQKMEEQTKGQVHRPVVRLGSCQVGHSFMYTPVRNIDRPRKDPDIDSLGLGDYQYTEFSPCSEDSGLEDTSYRSPYDEPETPVEREIREALEREENFRRERAMANSFPSEATQVKPKPGTLQHSRSEPGERGRMFDTPEDRCRSQRSTIARNPAFSITASSGRGPTYHEMTANNVIILEPDSYPTSPRNRGKGGLLSPGTSNCQEWPSDMNNVIILETSNLIIRSASEFCLSTACQDTQESTFPNNPFFKLRSHSTQSLVDLEIKMVRQREEELRRQRAQLYVKERYDTVLVSPSQLQNFPYERPGEIPTKSKSSPSSPSKTRKINRFTLSCDHKFYR is encoded by the exons ATGAATTACTCGCGACGTGTCGCCTATTGGTTACTCGCGTTATCTGTACAAATTATTCAGGCATGTGCGTTTTGCGGTAGATTGGAGATGATATCCGTTTGGCTGCTGTTTTTGAGGTTGCTG AGAGCTACAGCTGGTGTGAGAAGGTCAAATGGCTGTGAACTAAATGAAGGCAAAAGCACCTCAGTAAATCAGCAACAAAAAGAGCAGGAATACCACTCTGAGGCAGTCACCATGGAGACCAGCCTGCTTTCAGAAATGGCTGATCTAACAGAATGTAAAATGGATCCTGGGTATACAGAGGACCAGAAATGCCAGTTCAGGGAGGAGGAGAAAGAATCTTTTGCCACATATTTCTCAGAGTGCCTAGATACCACAGAGAGCAACCCACAGGAAGACAAGGATGGGCAAGATAGCAAAGACGCAATCAATGAATGTGAGAGCTCAGGTGAATCTAATGGCAGCACAGACTCTCAAGAGAGCATTTTTGTCAAGGTCAAAGAACAAGAGGATTTAAATCCCAGAGAATATTTTACCTCTGAGCTTCTAGAAGACTCTCACATGAAAGAGCAACTACAAGAGGAAGAGGAAATCAACATTTCTAATGATGCCAAGGTGGAAGAACACATTGAGCCCCAGGTGGCTGAACAAGAAAAATCTGAGCTAGTGCAGCAAATCCTGGAGTTAGACATTTCTGAATTCCCAACTGAATCAAAGGATATGGATAAAGATGACTTAAGTGATTGTCTACATGTGGAGATGGCCATTATTTCATCAGACAGCGATGCTGATGACCAATGGAGGTCCATAGTATCATCAACTGTTGAAGAAAATGCTGATCACTTGTGTATGGATGCACCAGAGGACAACTCTGAAGACCAAGCAAAGCATGAAGAGCATACAGTGATTGAGAGCAATGCTGAAGATGAAGATGGAACCCTGGTGATGAACATCAGTGAAAGTGATATTCTAGAACAACCAGAATGTCCCACAGAGTGTGAGCTGCAGGATATTGCTTCAGATTCCTCTGTCCATTACTGTAACAAGATTCCagaggatgaggatgaggaagAGATTGTACAAAGCTCAAAGCACAACCTGCAGCGCCTGTCCTGCTCAACGTCTGAGCTCAACAAGAAAGTGCCCCAAGACTTCTGTGTAGTTCAGGACATAAAGAGCGAGAATGTCAGTACAGAGCACTTGGATTTCAGTGTGACTCGCAAGCAATGGCAGAAGATGGAAGAGCAAACTAAGGGTCAGGTGCACCGGCCCGTGGTGAGACTGGGGTCTTGCCAGGTTGGTCACAGCTTCATGTATACACCTGTGCGCAACATTGATCGTCCCAGGAAAGACCCTGACATAGACAGTCTTGGTCTAGGAGATTACCAGTACACAGAGTTCAGTCCCTGTTCAGAGGATTCTGGTCTAGAAGACACAAGCTACAGGTCCCCTTATGATGAGCCAGAGACTCCCGTGGAGAGGGAGATACGTGAAGCTCTGGAGCGAGAGGAGAATTTCAGGCGTGAGAGGGCAATGGCAAATTCCTTTCCTAGTGAGGCTACGCAAGTAAAGCCCAAGCCTGGTACTCTTCAACACAGCAGATCGGAGCCTGGTGAGCGAGGAAGGATGTTTGACACACCAGAAGACAGATGCAGGTCTCAAAGATCTACTATTGCAAGAAATCCAGCTTTCTCCATCACTGCTTCATCTGGAAGAGGTCCCACATACCACGAAATGACAGCCAATAACGTCATTATACTCGAGCCGGATTCGTACCCCACCAGCCCACGGAATCGAGGGAAAGGAGGCCTGCTCTCTCCAGGGACGAGCAATTGCCAAGAATGGCCATCAGACATGAACAATGTCATTATCCTAGAGACTTCCAATCTCATCATCCGAAGTGCATCGGAATTCTGCCTGAGCACAGCATGCCAAGACACCCAAGAGAGCACGTTTCCCAACAATCCCTTTTTCAAACTGCGCTCCCATAGCACCCAGTCTCTGGTGGACCTGGAGATCAAGATGGTGAGGCAAAGAGAAGAggagctcaggaggcagagaGCACAACTATATGTAAAGGAGAGATATGACACGGTGCTAGTGTCCCCCAGCCAACTGCAGAATTTCCCTTATGAGAGACCAG GAGAAATACCAACGAAATCAAAGTCATCCCCCTCGTCTCCTTCGAAGACACGCAAAATTAATCGCTTCACTTTGTCCTGTGATCACAAG TTTTACAGGTGA
- the si:ch211-153l6.6 gene encoding uncharacterized protein si:ch211-153l6.6 isoform X3 — protein sequence METSLLSEMADLTECKMDPGYTEDQKCQFREEEKESFATYFSECLDTTESNPQEDKDGQDSKDAINECESSGESNGSTDSQESIFVKVKEQEDLNPREYFTSELLEDSHMKEQLQEEEEINISNDAKVEEHIEPQVAEQEKSELVQQILELDISEFPTESKDMDKDDLSDCLHVEMAIISSDSDADDQWRSIVSSTVEENADHLCMDAPEDNSEDQAKHEEHTVIESNAEDEDGTLVMNISESDILEQPECPTECELQDIASDSSVHYCNKIPEDEDEEEIVQSSKHNLQRLSCSTSELNKKVPQDFCVVQDIKSENVSTEHLDFSVTRKQWQKMEEQTKGQVHRPVVRLGSCQVGHSFMYTPVRNIDRPRKDPDIDSLGLGDYQYTEFSPCSEDSGLEDTSYRSPYDEPETPVEREIREALEREENFRRERAMANSFPSEATQVKPKPGTLQHSRSEPGERGRMFDTPEDRCRSQRSTIARNPAFSITASSGRGPTYHEMTANNVIILEPDSYPTSPRNRGKGGLLSPGTSNCQEWPSDMNNVIILETSNLIIRSASEFCLSTACQDTQESTFPNNPFFKLRSHSTQSLVDLEIKMVRQREEELRRQRAQLYVKERYDTVLVSPSQLQNFPYERPGEIPTKSKSSPSSPSKTRKINRFTLSCDHKFPVAPYPRIRRKSALAQRWEAGIFANHQQQD from the exons ATGGAGACCAGCCTGCTTTCAGAAATGGCTGATCTAACAGAATGTAAAATGGATCCTGGGTATACAGAGGACCAGAAATGCCAGTTCAGGGAGGAGGAGAAAGAATCTTTTGCCACATATTTCTCAGAGTGCCTAGATACCACAGAGAGCAACCCACAGGAAGACAAGGATGGGCAAGATAGCAAAGACGCAATCAATGAATGTGAGAGCTCAGGTGAATCTAATGGCAGCACAGACTCTCAAGAGAGCATTTTTGTCAAGGTCAAAGAACAAGAGGATTTAAATCCCAGAGAATATTTTACCTCTGAGCTTCTAGAAGACTCTCACATGAAAGAGCAACTACAAGAGGAAGAGGAAATCAACATTTCTAATGATGCCAAGGTGGAAGAACACATTGAGCCCCAGGTGGCTGAACAAGAAAAATCTGAGCTAGTGCAGCAAATCCTGGAGTTAGACATTTCTGAATTCCCAACTGAATCAAAGGATATGGATAAAGATGACTTAAGTGATTGTCTACATGTGGAGATGGCCATTATTTCATCAGACAGCGATGCTGATGACCAATGGAGGTCCATAGTATCATCAACTGTTGAAGAAAATGCTGATCACTTGTGTATGGATGCACCAGAGGACAACTCTGAAGACCAAGCAAAGCATGAAGAGCATACAGTGATTGAGAGCAATGCTGAAGATGAAGATGGAACCCTGGTGATGAACATCAGTGAAAGTGATATTCTAGAACAACCAGAATGTCCCACAGAGTGTGAGCTGCAGGATATTGCTTCAGATTCCTCTGTCCATTACTGTAACAAGATTCCagaggatgaggatgaggaagAGATTGTACAAAGCTCAAAGCACAACCTGCAGCGCCTGTCCTGCTCAACGTCTGAGCTCAACAAGAAAGTGCCCCAAGACTTCTGTGTAGTTCAGGACATAAAGAGCGAGAATGTCAGTACAGAGCACTTGGATTTCAGTGTGACTCGCAAGCAATGGCAGAAGATGGAAGAGCAAACTAAGGGTCAGGTGCACCGGCCCGTGGTGAGACTGGGGTCTTGCCAGGTTGGTCACAGCTTCATGTATACACCTGTGCGCAACATTGATCGTCCCAGGAAAGACCCTGACATAGACAGTCTTGGTCTAGGAGATTACCAGTACACAGAGTTCAGTCCCTGTTCAGAGGATTCTGGTCTAGAAGACACAAGCTACAGGTCCCCTTATGATGAGCCAGAGACTCCCGTGGAGAGGGAGATACGTGAAGCTCTGGAGCGAGAGGAGAATTTCAGGCGTGAGAGGGCAATGGCAAATTCCTTTCCTAGTGAGGCTACGCAAGTAAAGCCCAAGCCTGGTACTCTTCAACACAGCAGATCGGAGCCTGGTGAGCGAGGAAGGATGTTTGACACACCAGAAGACAGATGCAGGTCTCAAAGATCTACTATTGCAAGAAATCCAGCTTTCTCCATCACTGCTTCATCTGGAAGAGGTCCCACATACCACGAAATGACAGCCAATAACGTCATTATACTCGAGCCGGATTCGTACCCCACCAGCCCACGGAATCGAGGGAAAGGAGGCCTGCTCTCTCCAGGGACGAGCAATTGCCAAGAATGGCCATCAGACATGAACAATGTCATTATCCTAGAGACTTCCAATCTCATCATCCGAAGTGCATCGGAATTCTGCCTGAGCACAGCATGCCAAGACACCCAAGAGAGCACGTTTCCCAACAATCCCTTTTTCAAACTGCGCTCCCATAGCACCCAGTCTCTGGTGGACCTGGAGATCAAGATGGTGAGGCAAAGAGAAGAggagctcaggaggcagagaGCACAACTATATGTAAAGGAGAGATATGACACGGTGCTAGTGTCCCCCAGCCAACTGCAGAATTTCCCTTATGAGAGACCAG GAGAAATACCAACGAAATCAAAGTCATCCCCCTCGTCTCCTTCGAAGACACGCAAAATTAATCGCTTCACTTTGTCCTGTGATCACAAG TTCCCTGTGGCACCTTACCCTCGAATCAGACGGAAAAGTGCCCTGGCCCAGAGGTGGGAGGCAGGTATATTTGCCAATCATCAGCAGCAAGACTGA
- the si:ch211-153l6.6 gene encoding uncharacterized protein si:ch211-153l6.6 isoform X1: MNYSRRVAYWLLALSVQIIQACAFCGRLEMISVWLLFLRLLRATAGVRRSNGCELNEGKSTSVNQQQKEQEYHSEAVTMETSLLSEMADLTECKMDPGYTEDQKCQFREEEKESFATYFSECLDTTESNPQEDKDGQDSKDAINECESSGESNGSTDSQESIFVKVKEQEDLNPREYFTSELLEDSHMKEQLQEEEEINISNDAKVEEHIEPQVAEQEKSELVQQILELDISEFPTESKDMDKDDLSDCLHVEMAIISSDSDADDQWRSIVSSTVEENADHLCMDAPEDNSEDQAKHEEHTVIESNAEDEDGTLVMNISESDILEQPECPTECELQDIASDSSVHYCNKIPEDEDEEEIVQSSKHNLQRLSCSTSELNKKVPQDFCVVQDIKSENVSTEHLDFSVTRKQWQKMEEQTKGQVHRPVVRLGSCQVGHSFMYTPVRNIDRPRKDPDIDSLGLGDYQYTEFSPCSEDSGLEDTSYRSPYDEPETPVEREIREALEREENFRRERAMANSFPSEATQVKPKPGTLQHSRSEPGERGRMFDTPEDRCRSQRSTIARNPAFSITASSGRGPTYHEMTANNVIILEPDSYPTSPRNRGKGGLLSPGTSNCQEWPSDMNNVIILETSNLIIRSASEFCLSTACQDTQESTFPNNPFFKLRSHSTQSLVDLEIKMVRQREEELRRQRAQLYVKERYDTVLVSPSQLQNFPYERPGEIPTKSKSSPSSPSKTRKINRFTLSCDHKFPVAPYPRIRRKSALAQRWEAGIFANHQQQD; the protein is encoded by the exons ATGAATTACTCGCGACGTGTCGCCTATTGGTTACTCGCGTTATCTGTACAAATTATTCAGGCATGTGCGTTTTGCGGTAGATTGGAGATGATATCCGTTTGGCTGCTGTTTTTGAGGTTGCTG AGAGCTACAGCTGGTGTGAGAAGGTCAAATGGCTGTGAACTAAATGAAGGCAAAAGCACCTCAGTAAATCAGCAACAAAAAGAGCAGGAATACCACTCTGAGGCAGTCACCATGGAGACCAGCCTGCTTTCAGAAATGGCTGATCTAACAGAATGTAAAATGGATCCTGGGTATACAGAGGACCAGAAATGCCAGTTCAGGGAGGAGGAGAAAGAATCTTTTGCCACATATTTCTCAGAGTGCCTAGATACCACAGAGAGCAACCCACAGGAAGACAAGGATGGGCAAGATAGCAAAGACGCAATCAATGAATGTGAGAGCTCAGGTGAATCTAATGGCAGCACAGACTCTCAAGAGAGCATTTTTGTCAAGGTCAAAGAACAAGAGGATTTAAATCCCAGAGAATATTTTACCTCTGAGCTTCTAGAAGACTCTCACATGAAAGAGCAACTACAAGAGGAAGAGGAAATCAACATTTCTAATGATGCCAAGGTGGAAGAACACATTGAGCCCCAGGTGGCTGAACAAGAAAAATCTGAGCTAGTGCAGCAAATCCTGGAGTTAGACATTTCTGAATTCCCAACTGAATCAAAGGATATGGATAAAGATGACTTAAGTGATTGTCTACATGTGGAGATGGCCATTATTTCATCAGACAGCGATGCTGATGACCAATGGAGGTCCATAGTATCATCAACTGTTGAAGAAAATGCTGATCACTTGTGTATGGATGCACCAGAGGACAACTCTGAAGACCAAGCAAAGCATGAAGAGCATACAGTGATTGAGAGCAATGCTGAAGATGAAGATGGAACCCTGGTGATGAACATCAGTGAAAGTGATATTCTAGAACAACCAGAATGTCCCACAGAGTGTGAGCTGCAGGATATTGCTTCAGATTCCTCTGTCCATTACTGTAACAAGATTCCagaggatgaggatgaggaagAGATTGTACAAAGCTCAAAGCACAACCTGCAGCGCCTGTCCTGCTCAACGTCTGAGCTCAACAAGAAAGTGCCCCAAGACTTCTGTGTAGTTCAGGACATAAAGAGCGAGAATGTCAGTACAGAGCACTTGGATTTCAGTGTGACTCGCAAGCAATGGCAGAAGATGGAAGAGCAAACTAAGGGTCAGGTGCACCGGCCCGTGGTGAGACTGGGGTCTTGCCAGGTTGGTCACAGCTTCATGTATACACCTGTGCGCAACATTGATCGTCCCAGGAAAGACCCTGACATAGACAGTCTTGGTCTAGGAGATTACCAGTACACAGAGTTCAGTCCCTGTTCAGAGGATTCTGGTCTAGAAGACACAAGCTACAGGTCCCCTTATGATGAGCCAGAGACTCCCGTGGAGAGGGAGATACGTGAAGCTCTGGAGCGAGAGGAGAATTTCAGGCGTGAGAGGGCAATGGCAAATTCCTTTCCTAGTGAGGCTACGCAAGTAAAGCCCAAGCCTGGTACTCTTCAACACAGCAGATCGGAGCCTGGTGAGCGAGGAAGGATGTTTGACACACCAGAAGACAGATGCAGGTCTCAAAGATCTACTATTGCAAGAAATCCAGCTTTCTCCATCACTGCTTCATCTGGAAGAGGTCCCACATACCACGAAATGACAGCCAATAACGTCATTATACTCGAGCCGGATTCGTACCCCACCAGCCCACGGAATCGAGGGAAAGGAGGCCTGCTCTCTCCAGGGACGAGCAATTGCCAAGAATGGCCATCAGACATGAACAATGTCATTATCCTAGAGACTTCCAATCTCATCATCCGAAGTGCATCGGAATTCTGCCTGAGCACAGCATGCCAAGACACCCAAGAGAGCACGTTTCCCAACAATCCCTTTTTCAAACTGCGCTCCCATAGCACCCAGTCTCTGGTGGACCTGGAGATCAAGATGGTGAGGCAAAGAGAAGAggagctcaggaggcagagaGCACAACTATATGTAAAGGAGAGATATGACACGGTGCTAGTGTCCCCCAGCCAACTGCAGAATTTCCCTTATGAGAGACCAG GAGAAATACCAACGAAATCAAAGTCATCCCCCTCGTCTCCTTCGAAGACACGCAAAATTAATCGCTTCACTTTGTCCTGTGATCACAAG TTCCCTGTGGCACCTTACCCTCGAATCAGACGGAAAAGTGCCCTGGCCCAGAGGTGGGAGGCAGGTATATTTGCCAATCATCAGCAGCAAGACTGA
- the frrs1a gene encoding putative ferric-chelate reductase 1, which produces MITSSPLKMSKLQTALAILGTLCLTAISGYKNGKVEKACESMMPEHHGHPNTTVSPYTLTVNVSKFTLGDHIKVTLSGEKHFEGFLLQARDATNSTGPAVGSFTLVNPKISQLLMCNSIEGSAVSHTSNAKQTEIQVIWIAPSNAPPTVQFLASVVAHYKIFWVKLPGPIISQSGVTSAPSQSTTTDMSTISGTTCILPQPFTSEGCGRWKSCLIDPAGCNPSVDTNCFFLSYSSVGQSVQFELSGPAQGYISFALSKDKWMGDDDTYLCINDGGLVSVDAAYTTGRKYPQVASKSVLTDVGWRVSDGVIQCRFSRAIHTPQDPVRFSLNHSYYLFIAHGSSEYGMIHRHNRQPLISTHSQVITGPPEKLTGSRSPQLMKCHGVLMLIAWMLAGSTGTLMASYFKPDWPEQTLFGQKIWFQVHRGLMSITLLLTAVGFIFPFIYRQKWSTKAGAHPYLGCTVMILTFCQPIIAAFRPAPDSARRWIFNWLHWGVGNAAEFIAVASMFVGIQQQSLLLPFSWTTGVLSGFVVWTIAIKLVLRLHKQGLIRKGSDNEDEFPVLSNFSGKENWDTKFRVAVLALFVLGNSAFCISLLSSIGDI; this is translated from the exons ATGATCACATCATCGCCACTGAAAATGAGCAAACTACAAACTGCTCTGGCAATCCTTGGAACGTTGTGCTTGACTGCCATCAGTGGATACAAAAATGGAAAAGTGGAGAAAGCTTGTGAGAGCATGATGCCGGAGCATCATGGCCATCCCAACACTACTGTCAGTCCATACACACTGACTGTGAATGTCAGTAAATTCACTTTAGGAGATCACATCAAAG TCACTCTCTCTGGAGAAAAGCACTTTGAGGGCTTTCTGCTTCAGGCCCGAGATGCCACAAACTCTACTGGACCTGCTGTTGGCTCCTTCACATTGGTCAACCCCAAGATTTCTCAGCTTTTAATGTGCAACAGCATAGAG GGCTCTGCTGTTAGTCACACCAGCAATGCCAAACAGACAGAAATTCAGGTGATCTGGATTGCCCCGTCCAACGCTCCTCCCACTGTACAGTTTCT TGCTTCAGTGGTTGCCCACTACAAGATTTTCTGGGTCAAACTTCCTGGTCCAATCATATCTCAAAGTGGTGTGACTTCGGCTCCATCTCAATCTACCACCACTGACATGTCTACAATCTCTGGAACCACCTGTATACTGCCTCAGCCC TTCACCTCAGAGGGTTGTGGCAGGTGGAAATCTTGTCTCATTGATCCTGCTGGCTGCAACCCTTCTGTGGACACAAACTGCTTCTTCCTTTCCTATTCCAGTGTAGGCCAGTCAGTTCAGTTTGAGCTCAGCGGCCCAGCACAGGGATACATATCCTTTGCTCTGTCCAAGGATAAATGGATG GGAGATGACGATACATACTTGTGCATAAATGACGGTGGTCTTGTTAGTGTGGATGCAGCATACACAACAGGGAGAAAGTATCCACAAGTGGCATCCAAG TCTGTGCTGACTGATGTAGGCTGGAGAGTTTCAGATGGGGTGATTCAGTGCAGGTTCTCTAGGGCCATTCACACCCCTCAGGACCCGGTCCGGTTCAGCCTCAATCACAGTTATTATTTGTTCATCGCACATGGATCTTCTGAATATG GTATGATCCATAGACATAATAGGCAGCCACTGATATCAACCCACTCTCAGGTCATTACCGGCCCTCCAGAAAAACTGACAGGCTCACGTTCCCCACAGCTCATGAAATGCCATG GAGTGCTTATGCTGATTGCCTGGATGCTAGCAGGAAGCACTGGAACATTAATGGCCAGTTATTTTAAACCTGATTGGCCGGAACAAACACTGTTTGGACAAAAGATATGGTTTCAG GTGCATCGCGGATTGATGTCAATTACATTGTTGCTCACAGCTGTTGGCTTCATCTTTCCCTTCATTTACAGACAAAAATGGAGCACA AAAGCAGGTGCTCATCCATACCTAGGCTGCACTGTTATGATTCTCACTTTCTGTCAGCCTATAATCGCTGCTTTCAGACCAGCCCCGGACTCCGCAAG GAGGTGGATATTCAATTGGTTGCACTGGGGTGTAGGAAATGCTGCTGAATTTATTGCTG tGGCTTCCATGTTTGTTGGAATACAGCAACAGTCTCTTTTGCTCCCTTTCTCATGGACCACAGGGGTGCTTTCTGGGTTTGTGGTTTGGACCATTGCTATAAAGCTAGTTTTACGACTTCATAAGCAAGGTCTTATTAGAAAAG GGAGTGACAATGAAGATGAGTTTCCAGTTCTTTCAAACTTTTCTGGGAAGGAAAACTGG GATACAAAGTTTAGAGTGGCTGTCCTTGCTCTTTTTGTGCTTGGAAACTCAGCATTCTGTATCTCTCTTCTCAGCTCCATAGGTGACATATAA